A section of the Bifidobacterium sp. ESL0728 genome encodes:
- a CDS encoding LicD family protein → METTMRLVTNMKQRLLPPSSRSFHAFETSANRRIDGLEAQVRNLEAQTQNLANQNERLISLVENLQEASQQEHSYEQDRDMMLYWQMFRRDGESIEQAQLRFFRGLPKPTGIHKLFQDAEAALFSQFDALCRQHDILYWGSSGTILGAYRHQDFIPWDDDIDVYITRDQLRKLEQVTREDKRFRVTVLWDWYVACKQIRFRSTDEDNPCFIDLFTLDWAKGDPQQVWDAGTEQRKSFVAEIRRNFSDTAWPQTPYLPSSDSLAPRLEATLDAQLDDLKATCDILPEQTGATCLVGGPENIDDAHPSGPYPIEKWLPADHLPFRNLEIPVPNGWKQYLSRLYGDYMAIPKDINSHEHVADDYIQSPQSVAAMHRLIDEA, encoded by the coding sequence ATGGAAACAACGATGCGTCTAGTCACCAATATGAAACAACGTCTATTGCCCCCCTCCTCGCGCTCGTTCCATGCTTTCGAAACCAGCGCCAACCGGCGAATCGACGGCCTTGAAGCGCAGGTACGCAACCTTGAAGCGCAGACGCAAAATCTTGCCAACCAAAACGAACGGCTCATCTCTTTGGTCGAGAATTTGCAGGAGGCCTCCCAGCAGGAGCATTCCTACGAGCAGGACCGCGACATGATGCTTTACTGGCAGATGTTCCGTCGTGACGGCGAAAGCATCGAGCAAGCACAACTGCGTTTCTTCCGAGGGCTGCCCAAACCGACCGGTATCCACAAACTCTTCCAGGATGCAGAAGCGGCTCTGTTCTCGCAATTCGATGCCCTCTGCCGGCAGCACGACATCCTCTATTGGGGCAGCAGCGGCACCATTCTGGGAGCCTATCGCCATCAGGACTTCATTCCCTGGGACGACGATATCGACGTTTACATCACCCGTGACCAATTGCGCAAGCTAGAACAGGTCACGCGCGAAGACAAGCGTTTCCGGGTCACCGTCCTCTGGGATTGGTACGTTGCCTGCAAACAGATACGTTTCCGTTCCACCGACGAGGACAACCCCTGCTTCATCGACCTCTTCACCCTTGACTGGGCCAAAGGCGACCCTCAGCAGGTCTGGGACGCAGGCACAGAGCAGAGGAAAAGCTTCGTCGCTGAGATTCGCCGGAATTTCAGCGATACCGCATGGCCACAAACCCCGTATCTTCCGAGTTCGGACTCTCTGGCCCCCCGGCTCGAAGCGACGCTCGATGCGCAATTGGACGATCTCAAGGCGACCTGCGACATCCTACCGGAGCAGACAGGGGCCACGTGCCTGGTCGGAGGGCCAGAAAACATCGACGACGCGCATCCGTCCGGGCCTTATCCAATCGAAAAATGGCTGCCGGCTGATCATCTGCCCTTCAGAAACCTCGAAATTCCCGTGCCGAACGGTTGGAAACAATATCTTTCGAGGCTTTACGGCGACTACATGGCCATCCCGAAGGACATCAATTCCCACGAGCACGTCGCC